One Methanotorris formicicus Mc-S-70 genomic window, TTTGGAGAGTTACTTGTAGATACAACAGAAAAAATGAAAAAGGTCTTTCAAACAAAAAACGACACATTTATAATAACTGGTTCAGGAACAGCAGCAATGGATATGGCAATTTTGAATGTTATCGATAAAGGGGATAAGGTATTGAACATTGTAAATGGAAACTTTGGAGACAGATTTGCAAAGATAACATTGGCATACAAAGGAGAGAGTATTAAGTTAGAGAACGAATGGGGGGACATGGCAGAACCAGAGGCAGTTAAAGAAATCTTAGATAAACATGATGACATCAAAGCAGTTACAATTGTCCACAATGAAACCTCAACAGGGGCCAGAAATCCAATTAAAGATATTGGTGAGATAGTTAAGGATTACGATGCATTGTATATTGTTGATACTGTCTCATCATTGGGGGGAGATTATGTTGATGTTGATAAATTCAACATTGATATTTGTGTAACTGGTTCACAAAAATGTCTCGCCGCTCCTCCAGGATTGAGTGCAATAACTGTAAGCGAGAAAGCATGGGAAGTTATTGAGAAAACTGAGAAGAAATCACTCTACTTAGATCTTGAAGAATACAAAAAGAAATACAATGAGAAAAAGCAAACCCCATACACACCAGCAGTTTCATTAATATATGCATTGAATGTTGCATTGGACTTAGTTTTGGAAGAAGGTTTGGAAAACAGATTCAAAAGACATGAAAAATTAGCAAAGGCAACAACAGCAGGTTTAGAGGCAATGGGTATTGAATTGTTTGCAAAAGAAAGAGCAAGGTCAGTAACCGTTACCTCAGCATATCTACCAAAGGGTGTTAAAGATAAAGAATTTAGAGGATTGTTATCAAAGAAATACAATGTAGTTATAGCAGGAGGGCAAGCACACCTAACTGGAAAGATATTCAGAATTGGGCATATGGGAACTGCTAAAGAAA contains:
- a CDS encoding pyridoxal-phosphate-dependent aminotransferase family protein gives rise to the protein MKIDTEKLLMIPGPTMVPAEVLNAMALPIIGHRTGEFGELLVDTTEKMKKVFQTKNDTFIITGSGTAAMDMAILNVIDKGDKVLNIVNGNFGDRFAKITLAYKGESIKLENEWGDMAEPEAVKEILDKHDDIKAVTIVHNETSTGARNPIKDIGEIVKDYDALYIVDTVSSLGGDYVDVDKFNIDICVTGSQKCLAAPPGLSAITVSEKAWEVIEKTEKKSLYLDLEEYKKKYNEKKQTPYTPAVSLIYALNVALDLVLEEGLENRFKRHEKLAKATTAGLEAMGIELFAKERARSVTVTSAYLPKGVKDKEFRGLLSKKYNVVIAGGQAHLTGKIFRIGHMGTAKEIHILATLGAIEMALKELGVKVENGVEVAEEILMG